Below is a genomic region from Glaciihabitans sp. INWT7.
GGGCGATGGCCCAGCGCGATCCCCTCGTGGAGTACCAGCGTGAGGGTTTCGCCCTGTATCAGAGCATGATGGGCCAGATCCGCGAGGAATCCGTCGGATTCCTGTTCAACCTCGAGGTCGAAGTGACCGGTGGCGAGGCCACCGCTGCTGTTCCGACCGTCGCGGCTAAGGGTCTTACCGGAAACGCCGCCCCGGCCGAACGCCTGAGCTATTCCGCGCCGGATGCCGACAACCAGGGAGAGGTGGAGGTGCGCAATGCGCGCGGCCAGCTCGATCGGGCGTCGACGGCCAAGGCGCAGGAAGCACAGGATGCGGCGGGCGCCGGTTCGGCCTTCGGTAAGGCTGCTACCGCCGAGGGCCAGCGCGGCGCATTCGGTCAGGGTGGCGCCGCTCCGGCGAACCGAGCCGAGCGACGTGCGCAGGACAAGCGAAAGGGCTGATCCTCCCGCTCCTCGTCAGACCACCGATCCGGTGAGCGTCAACCCCCTCGCGCTTCCCGCTGCACTCAATAGGCTGGTCTCATGAGATCCAAGTTCCTGCTCGTCATCGGGCTCGCTGTCGGTTATGTCCTCGGAGCCCGTGCGGGCCGTGAACGCTACGAGCAGATCAAACGGGCGAGCCAGCGACTGTGGCAGAGCCCCGGTGTTCGCAAGACCCGCACCGAGGTCGAGGAGTATGCACGCCAGCAGGCCCCGGTAGTGCGCGCGAAGGCCGAGTCGATCGCCAAAGCTACCCCCGCTGCCGTCGCCGACGGCGCGCGTGCCACGGCGGATGCCGCCCGGGTAGTCGCGGACCGCACCGCAACGGTCGCCACCGACATCGCCGAGCGTGTCTCCAGTGTGGCGAAAGACGTCGCCGGCAAGACGACCACGATGTCGCGCGATGTTGCCGACCGCACCACCGGGATGGCGAAGGATGTCGCGGATCGCACCACCGAGACCGCCGAGGAGTTTCGGGAGCGCGTCTCGAACACGGCAGCCGAGCTGCGCGAACGCGGCGAGGAAGCGCGCGATCGTGTCGTGGTCAAGGCAAGCGAATCCCGCGACGATGCCCTCGCCGAACTCGACGACGACGACGATGACGAGAATTCCGACCGCTAGGCCGGCAGACTTTTCTACAGCACGTTGATGGCGGTCGCGCGCCAGCGGCTGTCGAGGCCTTCGAGCCGGAACGCCACGGCTCGCGTGCGGGCGCGCCCGTGCACGATGACCACGGCTTCGACCACCCCGTCGCGGGGTTCGCACACCGAGGTCGAGCCGACGGAGAAGGTGGGGCGACGCACGACCTGCCCGGTGGCCTGACGGGCACGTGCCGACAACACGACCCGCTTGAGCAGATGACGATAGACGTCGTCGGTGACCCACCGGGAGATCTGCTCCAGCTCGCGCGCTCCGGCCAGGATCTCGATGACGCACCGGGTGAGGTTCTCCAGCAGCGGCTGGGGGTCGGGCAGGGTGGCTCGCGTCGCGGGTTGCGAGCCGAAGAATTCATCCGGTTGGAACGGCGACCGGATGACTTTGCTCGGCAGCGCTTCGAACGGCGCGGGATGTGCCCGGTGCTGTGCTGGAAGTGCATCGCTCATGTGCGGTTCCCACGGGTGAGGGTGAAGAACGGGTCTACCCCCGTATTGGGGTGAGCACACTAAAGCAGTTGCGGGGGCATGCTGTCCATGCCCCAACGCGGGGGTGTGGATAACCTGCTCGATCGGGATGCCCAGCCGCTAGCGTCGCGTCATGCGCTGGGACAACCTGTTCGACGATCTCGAGGGCCAGCTCGAGCAGGAGCTCGGTGCGGAGGAGATCGACCTGCGTGCCGAAGAGGAGCGGTTGCGTCTCGGCCGTCTCAGCCTGCGTGAGCGCCTTCAGGCGCTGAGTCTGGGCGAGGACCGCGAGCCGGTGCGGGTGTGCCTCACCAACGGGGTCACACTCGGGCTGTCCCCGCGTACCTTCGGCCGCGACTGGGTCTCGGGTGACGTGATCGACGCGTCGTCCCGCCACGCCCAGTTCATCCTGCCGCTCGACGCGATCGCCGGCCTCAGGCTCAGCCGTGCTCAGGTGGCCGCCAGCCTCGAGGATTGCGCCAGCCCGGAGAGCGGACGCGGGTTGTCCGGCCGGCTCGGCCTCGCTTTCGTGCTGCGCGACCTGTGCCGGCGCCGGCAGGCCGTCGAACTCGTCGTTCAGGAGGGGATCGTCACCGGCACGATCGATCGGGTCGGAAGAGACCATCTGGACCTCGCGGTGCACGAGCTGGGCACGGCGCGGCGGGAGCGCCTCGTGAGTCACTATCAGGTCGTGCCGTTTTCGCGGATGTTGCTCCTGAGGCTGTAATCGCTATTCGGGCGATGCGGCACCGGCGGCGCCTCGCAGTCCGAAGGAGTACTCCGACAGACTCGCGTAGTCCGATTGCTGCCAGAGACTCCTGCGCCGGGATTCCTCGTATTTGGCATCGATGTAGCACTCCAGTACCGACCGCTCGACGCGCCAGTGACCATGGCCGCCCACCTTGATCGCCGGCAGCTCGCCGGATCGCACGAGGGCATACGCCTGGCTCGCAGAGATGTTGAGCACCTCGGCAGTGTCGGCGAGAGTGAGGAAGCGGCCGAGAGCGGCATCCTGGCCGGGGCGGTCCGAGTGCGGCGTCATCCCTCGATTATGGATCTCGCACAATCCGCGGGACGGGGCTGTGGATAACTTTCGCGAGGGAACGCGATGGTCGGGACCATGGAAGCCTGCGGCGCGGCCGCCCGGGCGAGGAGACAGATGGTGAGTACCGTACACGCGCCGAGGCGCATGCCCAGCGCCATCGGATTCGGTCGCAGCCGACCGGACTCGGAGCGTGCTCCGCGGTCGTTCTGGTTCGATCCCCGCTTCGCGATCGGCGTCGGCCTCGTGATCGTCTCGGTGCTCGGAGTCGTCGGCGTGGTCACCGCAGCCGACAGCAGCGTGTTGGTCTATGCTGCCCGCTCGGCCCTTGTTCCCGGCGATCGGGTGACGCCCGGCGACCTGGATGCCCGCAGCGTGCGCCTCGGGTCCCTCGGAGTCCGATACCTCCGCGAAGGCGATGTGCCGCGAGAGGGATTCGTCGTCACGCGACCCGTTTCGGCGGGGGAGCTGGTGCCGTCATCGGCCCTCGGGGAGGTCGCCGGCGCGGTGGGGGCCCCGGTCGTGGTCGGAGTGAATGGCGAACTCGCCCGATCCATCGCCGAGGGCAGCATCGTCGATCTCTGGAGCGCGAAAGAGGCGGACGACCACGTCTTCGGCCCGCCCTCCGTGCTCGTCGATTCAGCCACCGTCGTGCGGGTGATAGCGAAAGACGGCGTGATCGTGGACAGAACCGTACAGTCGGTGGAGCTCCTGGTACCGCGCACGAAGATCGCCGCGGTCCTCGAGTCGATCGCCAACTCCGACGCCCTGTCGCTGGTGCCCACGAGCATCCCCGCGAAGGGGTGAACGGTGTCGACAGTCGCTCTCGCCCTCCCTCTCGAGCTCGAAGACAGCACCGCGATCCAGCTGGCGCGTCACGGCTACGAGATCGCGAGCCGCTGTTCCAGCGCCGACGAGCTCGCCTCCCAGCTGCGGCAGACGGCCCCGGACTGTGCGATCGTCGCGGCGTCCACCCGCTACCTGAATGACCGCCTGATGGTGGAGGCGGATGCCGTGGGGGTGCGGATCATCGCCCTCGTCGAATCGGATGCCGATCGCCGCTATGCCGCGGGTCTCGGTCTTCTCGAGGTAGTCGCGGCGGGCGCCGAATGGTCCGAGATCGGGGTGCTTCTCGCCGACAAGTCCAGTGCCGGTGAGGCCGCTCCGGGCCCCCGCGACGGAACGGTGATCGCGGTCTGGGGCCCCGCCGGCGCACCGGGCCGCACCTCGATGGCGATCTGCCTCGCCGCCGAACTGGCCGCGTCGGGCGCCACCGTCGTGGTCGCCGACGTCGATACGCACAGTGGTTCGATCGCACCGGCCCTCGGCCTGCTCGACGAGGCGCCCGGTTTCGCCGCGGCCTGTCGGCTCGCCGGCGCGGATGCCCTCACCCAATCGGAACTCGAGCGGATCGGCCAGCGCTACCTCACCGCTCGCGGCAGCTTCTGGGTGCTCACCGGCATCGGCCGCCCGAGCCGATGGCCTGAGCTGTCGGGGGAGCGGGTGACCGCCGCCATCCGGGCCTGCCGGGACTGGGTCGACTACACGATTCTCGACACCGGCGCGAGCCTGGAAAACGACGAGGAGATCAGCAGCGACCTGTTCGCGCCGAGACGCAATGGAGCGACCATCGCGGCCTTGCGGGCCGCAGATGAGGTGGTCGCGGTCGGATCCGCCGATCCGGTCGGGCTCTCACGCTTCCTGCGGGCACACGTCGACCTGCTCGAGACCATCGACACCGATCGGGTGACCGTGGTGATGAACAGGGTGAGGGAGAGTGCGATCGGGCCGGGGGCATCCGGGCAGGTGCGCCAGACGCTGCAGCGCTTCGGGGGCATCTCTAACCCCGTTCTCGTGCCCTTCGACCTCCCGGCATTCGACGCGGCCATCCTCACCGGACGCACCATCGTGGATGTCGCGCCCAGGTCCTCGGCGCGGGCTGCGGTCGCGGCACTCGTGCGCAGCCGCATCCTGCCGCAGCCGCCTCCCACGGTGCGACGCGGGTGGCGCCGGCGCGCAGCCGCGTTACCGGCGTGACCTCGCCCGGCAACTATTTCGAGTTGAGGCTCGCCAGCAGGTCGTCTTTTCTCATCCGCGAGTAGCCGACCACCCCGGCTGCCCTGGCGCGCGCGCGAAGAGCGATGACGGTCAGAGCGGACGATGGTGTCGTCGGGTTCGCGGCCCGGGGGCGCGGCGAGCGCACCGGTGTCGCCTTCTTCGCGTCGGCGACGACCGCCGCAGCATCCTTCTTCACCGTCTTGACCATGGCGGTGGCATCCTTCTTGACCGCCTTCACGACCGCCGCCGCATCCTTCTTCGCGGCTGAGGTCTTATTGGACGCAGCCTTCTTCAGCGCCTTGGTGTCGGCGGACGCCTTCTCCCCTGCCTTCGCTGCCCGCTTCTCCGCCTTGACCAGCAACTTCTTGAGCTCGGTCTGGGCGGTCTTCGAGTCCGATGCCTTCTTCGCGATCGTCTTCTTCGCCACTGATGTCTTCGCGACGGCCTTCTTGGCGACGGCTTTCTTCGCCACGGCCTTCTTCGCCGACTTCAGCTTCTTGGCGATCGACTTCTTTGCCGCTTTCCCTGCCATGTGTGCTCCTCACACCGGGCGCGGGGGGATCCGCGCATCGGCCCCATTGTGCCGCATCCAGTCCCGGGAATGTAGGACCCCTTTCCGTGCGAGCCCGAAATGACTAGCCTGTGGGCATGGGCGGCGATCATCCGATCCGCGCGGTGGCTGTGTCGAGCACCGAACTCTCCCGGCTCCTGGCCGAGCCGGGGTTCGAGGCCGCGCTCCGGGCAACGTGGACGGGCCCGGGATCCCTCGACGATGCTCTGCACTGGCGGCTGCGCCCGTCGATGCCGTCGCCCTCCGGTGCCGCGGATCCCGCCGCGGAGCTGAGCGAGCTGCGGGCGCGGGTCTACGGGCGCCCCATCGCGGACGAACCGCTGGTCGAGATCGCGGATGCGACGGGGTCCGTCTGGGTCGGGGAAAGCGAGGCGCGGCTCTTGCTGCTGGAGCGCCGCCTCGAGCGCGATGCTCACACGCTCGACCATGCCATCGCGAGGGCAGATCGCTCAGCGGCGCTGGTCACAGAGCCGGAGCCCGAGCGGGAATCAGAGGGGGAACCAGAGCAGGAACCAGAGCGGGAAACGGGGCCGGCCGTGCTGTCCGTGCCGTCCGGGCCGTTCGCCCGCCTGCTGCGCCGGCATCCCGTGCCGGTATTCTCGGCAGCTGCCTTAATTCTCACCGTCGCGGTCGTGCCGGTGACCGCGACTGCGCTCGCGCCCGAATTCACGCCATCCGCCGGCCTGCTCAAGGTGTTCAATCGGCCGCAGGGCACACTCGACATCGCCCCGTCGGTCTTCACCGGTGGGCAGCCCGGGGCGCGACAGAAGGTGCGCGACACCACGCGCTTCCTCGGCGCTTTCTATGGTGTGCAGGTGTTCGCCTATCGCGATTCCGATGATCAGGTCTGTCTGCTCAGCACTGCACCGAGCGGTCACGACGTCATCGCCTGCGCGACCGTCCGGGCTTTCGCCCTCAGCGGGCTCTCGATCGCGCCGGTCAACTACCAGGTGGACTCTGCGGCCGCTGATGCGACGGCCGGCGTGACCGCATCCTCCCGCCTGGCGTTCCGCTGGGGGCCGGACGCCGACCTCAGCGTGAGCGTCGTCGGCTGAAACCGGGGCTCTCACCAGCGCGCCTAAACTGGGGCTCGTGTCGACGCTCTCAGACCTCGTTCTCGCCCAGGGCCGCTCCGACGAGGCGGATGTCGAATGGCTCCACCTCCTGGTCGGTGACTGGCAGCTCCTCGCCGACCTCGCTTTCGCCGACATAGTGCTGTGGGTTCCCACCCATGATGACGATTTCGTGGCCGTCGCCCACGCGCGCCCGTCGAGCTCGGCGACCCTCTTCTACCGCGACTTCGTCGGCCAGGCGATCAAGCCGGAATGGAAGGGCCAGGTCACACAGGCGTTCCGGTCGGCGCAGATCGTGGACTCTGCGGCACCCGACTGGTACGAGGAGACCCCCACTCGCGTGCGCGCCGTTCCGGTGCTTCGACGACTGTCGGTGACGGGATCGCAGACCACGGAACATCCGATCGCCGTCATCACCAAACACACCAATCTCAGCGAAGCACGCACGCCGAGCCGGCAGGAGCTCACCTTCAACGAGTGCGCCAATGACCTGTTCGCCATGATCTGCGCGGGAGACTTTCCCGACCTGGGCGCCCCGACCGGGCCGCGCCGCGGCGCCCCGCGCGCAAACGACGGCCTCCTGCGCCTGGATGTCGACGGCATCGTCACCTTCGCGAGCCCCAACGGTCTCTCCGCGTTCAACCGCATGGGGTTCGCCGGCGAACTCGAGGCCGAATCGCTCGCCGAGGTGACGACGACCCTGCTCAGCGGAAAGCTCGTGGTCGACGAATCCCTGCCGCTCGTCGTCACCGGGCGTGCTCCGTGGCGCACGGACATCGAGGCCAAGGGGGTGACGGTATCGCTGCGTGCCATCCCGATCCGGGATCGCGGAGAGCGAGTCGGCGCCATCGTGCTCTGTCGGGACGTCACGGAGCTTCGGCACCAGGAGCGCGAGCTGATCACGAAGGATGCGACCATCCGCGAGATCCACCACCGCGTGAAGAACAACCTGCAGACCGTTGCTTCGCTGTTGCGCATTCAGGCCAGGCGGTCACACTCCGACGAGGCGCGCGATTCGCTCAACCAGGCGATGCGCCGGGTCGCCGCAATTGCCGTCGTGCACGACACTCTGAGCGAGGGGCTGAACCAGAACGTCGACTTCGACGTGGTCTTCGACCGGGTGCTCAAGTTGATCGCGGAGGTGGCGTCCACTCACAACACGAAAGCGCATCCCACTTTCACCGGCAGTTTCGGTGCGCTGCCGAGCGAGTACGCCACCCCGCTCTCGCTCGCTCTCACCGAACTCGTGACGAATGCGGTCGAGCATGGCCTCGCCGGTCGAGAGGGCAACGTGGAGATTCTCGCCGAGCGCAGCGAGGAGACGCTCACCGTGCAAGTGCGGGACAACGGCGGTGGGTTGCCGGAGGGAAAGGTCGGCTCAGGCCTCGGTACCCAGATCGTGCGCACCCTGATTCAGGGGGAGCTCGGTGGAACCATCGACTGGCACACCATGGTGGGCAGCGGCACAGAAGTTACCATCGAGATTCCGCTCGCCTGGCTGACGAAGTAGTCGCCTGTTTGATCGAGCCGGTCTCTGGTGGTCGATCGGGGCGGGTGGTCGAGCAGGGCGCTCTAGCGCTCCTATCGAGATCCGTCGGCAGTCCTAGGAGGCGCGGCGCGCGCGAGCGGCGCGGCGCTTGAGCGCGCGACGCTCGTCTTCGCTGAGTCCGCCCCAGACGCCAGAATCCTGGCTGGTCTCGAGCGCGTACTGGAGGCACATCTCGGTGACGCTGCAGCGTGCGCAGACAGCCTTCGCCTTGTCGATCTGGTCGACTGCAGGACCGGTGTTCCCGACGGGGAAGAAGAGTTCGGGGTCGGCCGTGAGGCATGCGGCTTTGTCGCGCCAGTCCATCTGGGGGTGCTCCTTTTGTTGCGAACGCAGGGCCATTGAGCCCTGAGCAGGGTCGTAGACCCAAGCTTGGGGAAATTTTTCCGGGGGTTTTGGTGGATGCTCACGGCCCTGTGAGTGCAAATCAACCTCACATAGAATCTCATACTGGTTGTAGCAAATCAATAGTCGGACGGGGTTCCACAGCTATGAGTGAACCGAGAGTCTCGCGCCGGCCGGCGCTTCTCGTGCTGTTGGCGTTGCTGCTGGCGCTCGAATGTGCGGCCCTGGTCGCGGTCGCCTGCTACCTCGTCATCGAGCTGCTCGTGGCCCGGCCGGACTCGATCGCGACGGCGATCGCCCTGCTCCTGTTAGACGTGTTGGCGGCGATCTGGGGGGGCACGATGGCTGTGCACACTCTGCGCGGCCGGTCCTGGATACGCAGTGGGGCGATGACCTGGCAGATCCTCCAGATCGCCGTGGGGATCGGCAGCTTCCAGGCGCCGTTCTCCCGCCCGGACATCGGATGGTTGCTCATCCTTCCGGCAGTCGGCGTGATCATTCTGCTCTTCACCCCGTCCGTTATCGCCGCGACCCGGCGCCAGGACGAGGCGCCGGTCGAGTAGCCCCGGTCGAATAGGGGAGGCCGGTTCTCAGGCGTCGATGCCCAGCTTCTTGCGTAGCGACGCGACGTGCCCGGTGGCCTTCACGTTGTACAGCGGAAGGGTGATGGCGCCGGCCTCGTCCACAGCGAAGGTGGACCGGATGGTGCCGGTGACGGTCTTGCCGTAGAGGGACTTCTCGCCGTATGCGCCATACGCGTTGTGCACGGTGAGGTCGGGGTCACTCAGCAGCGGGAAATTGAGCCCCTGCTCGGTCTGGAATTTCTTGAGGGCCGGTGCGGCATCCTTCGAGATACCGAGCACCGTGTAGCCGGCGGACTTGAGCGAGTTGATGTTGTCTCGGAAGTCGCAGGCCTCGGTGGTGCAGCCGGGGGTGGATGCGGCGGGGTAGAAGTAGACGATGACCTTGTCGCCCGCGTAGTCGCCCAGCGAGACGGGTGATCCATCCTGGTCGGTGAGGGTGAACTCGGGGGCGGGCTGGCCGGCCTCGAGCCTGGTTGATGTGGTCACGCTGTGCTCCTTCGACTGCACCGATTTCTGTGCTCAATCCTACGGAACCGCCGTGCGCCGAGCACGGTTCGCGAGACCTCCCTGGCGATGCTAATGTTGTCCCTTGGTTCTCCCGTTTGTCGCGAGTACCGAACGCACCTCTAGCTCAATTGGCAGAGCAACTGACTCTTAATCAGTGGGTTCCCGGTTCAAGTCCGGGGGGGTGCACCACAACACTCGACTCGCCCATCCCGGATGATGTACTCATGGCCTCCTCGATACGTCGCGCCGAAGCCCTTCGCGTTGCGGCCGACCGGCTGTCGGCGAGCCCGATCCTCATCGATGGCGACGCCCAGGAGTTGCTCGCGAGCATCCGTTCGGGCAGTGAACGGTTGGACATCACCATCACCGATCGAGCCACGCTCACCGCGAGCGGTCAGAGAGCGGCGATCGTGATCCTCGCCGTCGATGGCGATGGCCGCAGATCTTCGTTTGCGCGTGCGGCCACGATGCTGCGGGGGATGGATGCGATGCTCATGCCCGACGCCGTGCAGATCGGCGTGATTCAGAGCGGCCGCTCGCGCATGACTCCACCCCGCCTGCTCCGGCTTCTCGCATCCGAGATCCTCTTTCAGGTGACTCTGGCCGTGCCGGAGCTCGTGCCGCTGCAGTTGCGGCGATCGATTCGACAACGCTTCGGCCTGGCCGCCCTGGATGCGGCCGGTCTGCGGGTGATCCGCTTCGGTTGATCCCCCTCGACGATCGTGTCGGTGGCAAATCCAGGCTCGATGAGCCTCGCATAGACTGACGTCTATGGAAGGCGAGTCGCGGGTCTCCGGAGAGCTGAAGCTGCTCGCGGATCCGACCCGAGCGCGCATTCTCGGGCTCATCATGGAGAGTCCGGAGGGCAGGCGCTCGGTGGGCGAGCTCGCGCTCACGCTGGGGCTGCGCCAGCCGACGGTGAGCCATCACCTGAAGGCGCTGGTGGATGAAGACCTGGTGATCCGCACCCCAGAGGGCCGCGTCGCCTGGTATTCGATGCATCCGGATCGGGTCGATCGTGTCGCGGAGGTGCTCGACCCGCCTCGCTCCACGGAACGGGCCGAGGCCGTGCTCGAGAGGATCTCGACCGATCTCGCCGCACGATTCGCGGGGGTGTTCGGGCCAGAGACCGTCGAACGGTACGTGCGAGAGAGCCACGCTCTCCTCTACGAAGGCGAACGGAACACGAAGTACCTCCCCTCGCTCACCTCTCGCTTCGCCGCGGACCGGCTGTCGGCGTTGGCGCGCACCGAATCACCCTCCGTCGACCGGGTTCCCGAGGTGCTGTTCGTCTGCGTGCAGAACGCGGGCCGATCTCAGATCGCGGCGGCGATCCTGCGCCATCTGGCCGGCGACGCCGTGCGGGTGCGCACGGCCGGATCTGCGCCAGCCGATGCCGTGAGGTCGGTCGTCATCGCGTCCCTCGACGAGATCGGAGTGCCGATCGGCGGTGAGTTCCCCAAGCCGTTGACGGACGAGGTCGTGCGAGCCGCGGACGTCGTCGTCACGATGGGCTGCGGCGACGCCTGCCCCATCTACCCGGGCAGGCGTTACCTCGATTGGGACCTCGACGACCCGGTGGGCCTGCCGATCGGTCGGGTGCGGGGCATCCGGGACGATATCGAATCGCGGGTGCGGGAACTCCTCGTGTCGCTCGCGGTGAATTCCGACTGAATTGTCTAACAACTGCGTCATCAACTGATAGATGACGGTCTATGCTTTCGGTGTCGCCGAAAGTAGGGAATTCCATGGCCGAGAAGCCGACAGTCCTGTTCGTCTGCATCCATAACGCAGGTCGATCGCAAATGGCCGCCGGGTACATGCGCGAGCTCTCCGGGGGTGCCGTCGAGGTGCGCTCCGGCGGGTCGGAACCGGGAGACCAGATCAACCCGATGGCGATCAAGGCGATGGCAGAGGAGGGCATCGACATCTCCCAGGCTGTGCCCCAGCTCATGACCACCGAACAGGTCAAGGAGTCCGACGTGGTCATAACGATGGGTTGCGGCGACGTCTGTCCGATCTTCCCCGGCAAGCGCTACGCGGACTGGGAGCTGACTGACCCGAAGGGCAAGCCCATCGACGAGGTGCGCCCGATCCGCGACGACATCAAAGCCCGCGTTCAGGCGCTGCTCGCCGAGCTGCTGCCCGCCTCGGGCTGACCGAGAAGCTCGCTCTTCGTGCCGGATCGGCCCGGGGCGCTTGGCGGCCGCGGGAGTGCGGGCATAGGATGCCGCCACGTACGCACCTCGCCAGGGAGCTCGCTGTGGACACCATCGTGATCGTCGGCACGGTCGTCGTCGCCGTGGCCTCTGCCAGCGTCGGCGGGGTATTCCTGACTTTCTCGGCCTTCGTGATGGCGGGGCTCGGTCGACTGGCCGTGCCGAACGGCATCCGAGCGATGCAGTCGATCAACATCACCGCAGTGACACCCGTCTTCATGGCCGTGCTGTTCGGCACCGCCGGGCTCGGCATCATCCTCGCCGCCGTCGGCCTGGTGGATCCCTCTTCCGCCACTCCGTGGAGGCTGGGAGCAGCTACCCTCTACCTCGGCGGCGTCGTCGCGCTCACCACAGCGTTCCACGTGCCGCGCAACAACGCCCTTGCGCGCGTGTCAGCGGAGGCGGCCGAGGCTGCCGCCCAGTGGCGCACCTATCGGGTGGCGTGGCTGCGAGGCAACCATGTGCGGATGCTGACTGCCCTGGCCAGCTCAGCACGCTGGGTCGTGAGTCTGCTGCCGGAAGTCACCGGATGAGCGGGGTCAGTCCTCATCGGCGGTCGGGTCGTCGGTGACCGGATCTGCGGCGCGTTCGACCGCGACTACCGACTGAGCGGGTTCGGCCGTTCGTGACGCGGTCGCCGAAGCGCCGGCTGCTGCTCCGGCGGCAGCGCCGCCGGCGAAGCTGCCGAGCAGGCCGCGGAGATCGATTCCGGTGGTGGACTTGAGCACGGCGTCGATCTCGGTGAAGCCGCCGGCGACGTTCTTAGTCAGCTGGCTCGCGCCATCCGTCGACACGACCGTCAGTTGGTCGATGTTGCCCATCGGGGCCGCGAGCTCATGGGCGATCTGCGGCAGCATCTCGACGAGTCGCAGCTGGATGAGCGCCTCGGACTTCTGGGCGACCGCCTCGGCCGCGAGCTTGGTCGCCTCGGCCTCGGCCTGCCCCTTGGCGAGGATCGCATCGGCCGTAGCCTGACCCTCCGCGCGGATCGCCTCGGCATTCGCGACCCGGCTGTCGCGCTCGGCGGTGGCAGCGATGACGCGGGCCTCGGCGGCGGCGTTCGCCGCGACCTTCACGCGGTAGGCATCCGCATCCGCGACCGCGTTCACCTCAGAGGCCAGCTGCGCGGTGCGGAGCTTCGCGGCGGCCTGCGCGGTCACCTCCTGCTCGTGCACGATGTTCTGCTGGGTCTTCGCCTCGGCGAGAGGTTTGGCGCCTGCTGCTTCAGCGGTGGCCTTGTCGGTATCGAGTTGCAGGGCAGCGCGCTTGAGCGCCAGGGTGTTCTGGGCGATGGCCACGGCCTGTTCCGCCGCGATGGAGGCCTCCTGCGAGGCCTGGCCGGCCTGGGCTTCGGCGACCTCTGCCGCTTTTAACACGGATGCCTGCTCGGCGCGCCCCATGTTGCGGATGTAGTCGTTGTCGTCGGAGATGCCCTTGATCTCGAACGAGTCGACGTCGAGTCCCTGGCTGAGCAGCGATTCGCGCGCTGTGGAGAGCACCGCGGCTCCCAGCTCGTCTCGCTTCTGGATGATGGTCTGAACATCAGTGCCGCCGATGGAGGAACGCAGGGAGCCCGACAGCACCTCGAGGGCGAATCCGTCGATGTTCTTGTCGTTGCCGATGAAGCGTTGGCCGGCGGCGAGGATGGCGGAGTGGGTGTCGCCCACCTTTACGATGGCGACAGCCTCGACCGTGAGGGTGATGCCGCGCGCATCCTGCGCCACCGCGGCGAGTTCGATCGCGCGCGAGCGCAGGCTGATCTTGAAGGCCTTCTGGAAGAACGGGGTGATGAAGACTCCGGACCCGACGACGATACGGATCCCCGACTCCTCGGTTGCGACGCCGTCGACGGTCTTCACCCTG
It encodes:
- a CDS encoding protoporphyrinogen oxidase, with product MRSKFLLVIGLAVGYVLGARAGRERYEQIKRASQRLWQSPGVRKTRTEVEEYARQQAPVVRAKAESIAKATPAAVADGARATADAARVVADRTATVATDIAERVSSVAKDVAGKTTTMSRDVADRTTGMAKDVADRTTETAEEFRERVSNTAAELRERGEEARDRVVVKASESRDDALAELDDDDDDENSDR
- a CDS encoding Rv3235 family protein yields the protein MSDALPAQHRAHPAPFEALPSKVIRSPFQPDEFFGSQPATRATLPDPQPLLENLTRCVIEILAGARELEQISRWVTDDVYRHLLKRVVLSARARQATGQVVRRPTFSVGSTSVCEPRDGVVEAVVIVHGRARTRAVAFRLEGLDSRWRATAINVL
- a CDS encoding helix-turn-helix domain-containing protein; this encodes MTPHSDRPGQDAALGRFLTLADTAEVLNISASQAYALVRSGELPAIKVGGHGHWRVERSVLECYIDAKYEESRRRSLWQQSDYASLSEYSFGLRGAAGAASPE
- a CDS encoding SAF domain-containing protein, producing the protein MVSTVHAPRRMPSAIGFGRSRPDSERAPRSFWFDPRFAIGVGLVIVSVLGVVGVVTAADSSVLVYAARSALVPGDRVTPGDLDARSVRLGSLGVRYLREGDVPREGFVVTRPVSAGELVPSSALGEVAGAVGAPVVVGVNGELARSIAEGSIVDLWSAKEADDHVFGPPSVLVDSATVVRVIAKDGVIVDRTVQSVELLVPRTKIAAVLESIANSDALSLVPTSIPAKG
- a CDS encoding regulator codes for the protein MSTVALALPLELEDSTAIQLARHGYEIASRCSSADELASQLRQTAPDCAIVAASTRYLNDRLMVEADAVGVRIIALVESDADRRYAAGLGLLEVVAAGAEWSEIGVLLADKSSAGEAAPGPRDGTVIAVWGPAGAPGRTSMAICLAAELAASGATVVVADVDTHSGSIAPALGLLDEAPGFAAACRLAGADALTQSELERIGQRYLTARGSFWVLTGIGRPSRWPELSGERVTAAIRACRDWVDYTILDTGASLENDEEISSDLFAPRRNGATIAALRAADEVVAVGSADPVGLSRFLRAHVDLLETIDTDRVTVVMNRVRESAIGPGASGQVRQTLQRFGGISNPVLVPFDLPAFDAAILTGRTIVDVAPRSSARAAVAALVRSRILPQPPPTVRRGWRRRAAALPA
- a CDS encoding sensor histidine kinase, with protein sequence MSTLSDLVLAQGRSDEADVEWLHLLVGDWQLLADLAFADIVLWVPTHDDDFVAVAHARPSSSATLFYRDFVGQAIKPEWKGQVTQAFRSAQIVDSAAPDWYEETPTRVRAVPVLRRLSVTGSQTTEHPIAVITKHTNLSEARTPSRQELTFNECANDLFAMICAGDFPDLGAPTGPRRGAPRANDGLLRLDVDGIVTFASPNGLSAFNRMGFAGELEAESLAEVTTTLLSGKLVVDESLPLVVTGRAPWRTDIEAKGVTVSLRAIPIRDRGERVGAIVLCRDVTELRHQERELITKDATIREIHHRVKNNLQTVASLLRIQARRSHSDEARDSLNQAMRRVAAIAVVHDTLSEGLNQNVDFDVVFDRVLKLIAEVASTHNTKAHPTFTGSFGALPSEYATPLSLALTELVTNAVEHGLAGREGNVEILAERSEETLTVQVRDNGGGLPEGKVGSGLGTQIVRTLIQGELGGTIDWHTMVGSGTEVTIEIPLAWLTK
- a CDS encoding WhiB family transcriptional regulator; the encoded protein is MDWRDKAACLTADPELFFPVGNTGPAVDQIDKAKAVCARCSVTEMCLQYALETSQDSGVWGGLSEDERRALKRRAARARRAS
- the bcp gene encoding thioredoxin-dependent thiol peroxidase, with protein sequence MTTSTRLEAGQPAPEFTLTDQDGSPVSLGDYAGDKVIVYFYPAASTPGCTTEACDFRDNINSLKSAGYTVLGISKDAAPALKKFQTEQGLNFPLLSDPDLTVHNAYGAYGEKSLYGKTVTGTIRSTFAVDEAGAITLPLYNVKATGHVASLRKKLGIDA
- a CDS encoding metalloregulator ArsR/SmtB family transcription factor — encoded protein: MEGESRVSGELKLLADPTRARILGLIMESPEGRRSVGELALTLGLRQPTVSHHLKALVDEDLVIRTPEGRVAWYSMHPDRVDRVAEVLDPPRSTERAEAVLERISTDLAARFAGVFGPETVERYVRESHALLYEGERNTKYLPSLTSRFAADRLSALARTESPSVDRVPEVLFVCVQNAGRSQIAAAILRHLAGDAVRVRTAGSAPADAVRSVVIASLDEIGVPIGGEFPKPLTDEVVRAADVVVTMGCGDACPIYPGRRYLDWDLDDPVGLPIGRVRGIRDDIESRVRELLVSLAVNSD